The Streptomyces sp. NBC_00162 sequence CGGCTGATCTGGAAGGAGCGCAGGGCGGTCTCGATCCCGCTGCCCTCGGGGCCCAGCAGGGCGGTGGCGGGCACCGGACAGTCGTCGAACTCCACTCCGGCGAACCGGCAGCCGCGCAGTCCGACCGGGGTGCGGCGGGCCGTCACCGCCGCGCGTGCGTCGGTCAGCTGCCCCGGTTCGAGGAGCAGTACGGAGTGGCTGCGGCTGCCGGGCGCCGGGTCGGTGCGGCAGAACAGGACCAGCGCGCCGGCCCGCTCGAGGTTGTTGACCAGGGGCTTGCCACCGCTGATCAGATAGCCGTGGGGGCTGCGCCGGGCGGTGACCTGGCTGCGTACGTAGTCGTTGCTGTGGGCGGTCTCGTGCTGGGCGATGGCCGCCTTGCCGCCGTCGCGCAGCAGCCCGGCCAGCCAGTGGCGCTGCCGGGAGCTCCCGGCGGTCCACACGTCGGAGGCGGCCATGAAGGTGGTCATGCCGTGGCCCATGGCCAGGCCGACGTCCCGGCGGAAGACCGGGCGCATGATCCTGACCAGGGTGTCCATGCCGTCGAGCCGCCCGCCCAGGGCCTGTGGGATGTACTCGTCGGTGATCCCGAACTCGTCGAGCAGCGCCTCGCCTGCGGCGAAGGGCACCGCCGCCCGGTCGGCCTCCAGCAGCGCGGTGTAGCCGACCGGGTTGGCCGGGTCCGAGGGGTCGCCGAGCAGCGACTCCAGGGCGGCGACCCGGGTCCGTACGGCGTCCTCGCGCCGGCGCGCCACCGTGCGGTCGCCGAGGAGGGCGGCTACCACCGTCTTCCTCCGTCGGCTCCTTCCGGCCGCAGCAGGTCCTCGCCGAACAGCACGTCCTCGGCCCGGGCCAGCGCCCACACGTCGGGGGTCAGCACCTCGTAGTCGCCGCGCACCACGCCGTCGAGGAAGAGCTTGCGCATCAGGGTGCGCTGGACCTTTCCGCTGCTGGTGCGGCGTACGGCGCCGGGGCGCACCAGCAGGATGTTGCCGGCCGGGATCTCGAACTCCTTGCCGATGAGGGCCTGGATCTTCTGCGCGACGGTGCGCAGTTCCTCGCTGCCGGCTCCGCGCACCTCCTGGACGAGGACGAGGTGTTCCCGCCCGGCGTCCACGGAGAACGCGGCGCCCACGCCGAAGGTCAGGGCGGGGCTGACGGTCCGCGCCGCCCATTCGATGTCCTGCGGGTACACGTTGCGGCCGTTGATGATGACGACTTCCTTCAGCCGCCCGGTGACGAACAGTTCACCGTCCTCGAGCATGCCCAGGTCGCCGGTGCGCAGGAAGCCGCTCTCCTCGTCGTTGAGGCTGGCGCGGAAGGTGCGTACCGTCTCGGTGGGCCGCTGCCAGTAGCCGCGGGCCACGCTGTAGCCGCGCAGCCAGATCTCGCCGACCGCGCCGGCCGGGAGCTCGTGGTGGGTCAGCGGGTCGACGATGCGCACCTCGATGTCGACGGGGGCGCCGCAGCCGATCAGGGTCCGGACGCGCTCGGTGCCGGTGGCCGAGGGCCCGGCGCCGATCACCCGGTCACGCTCCAGGGCGGTCTGGTTGAACTCCTTGCGGACGTGCGGGGTGCCGGGGACGCCGCCGGAGACGACCAGGGTGGCCTCGGCCAGTCCGTAGCAGGGGCGCAGGGCCTCGGGGCGGAACCCGGCCGGGGCGAAGCGTTCGGCGAACTCGTCCAGGCTCTCGGGGCGTACCGGTTCGGCGCCGTTGAGGGCCAGGCGCCAGCGGGACAGGTCCAGGGCGGCGATCTGCTCGTCCTTGATCCGCCGCACGCACAGGTCGTAGCAGAAGTTGGGGCCGCCGCCCACGGTGACGCCGTACTCGTCGATGGCCTGGAGCCAGCGCAGCGGGCGCTTGACGAAGGACAGCGGGGTGACCTGGACGCTGTGGCTGCCGAGCCAGACGGGGTGCAGCAGGTGGGCGACCAGTCCCATGTCGTGGAAGTACGGCAGCCAGCTGCCGAAGACGTCCTCGCGGGTGGTGTGCAGCACCTTCTGCAGGGCGGCCTGGTTGGCGAGCAGGTTGCGGTGGGAGACGGTCACACCGCGCGGTTCGGAGACGGAGCCGGAGGTGTACTGGAGGAACACGAGGTCGTCGGGGCGTGCGGTGACGGGCTGCCAGGCGTCGGCGTCGCCGAAGCCGGGGACGTCGGTGACCACGCACTCGGCGTCGGGCCGGGAGTTGCGGGCCAGCCAGAGCGCGACCTCGGGCGCGGCGGCGGTCTCGGTGAGCACCACCTTGGCGCCGGTGTCCTTCAGGACGGCGGTGGTGCGGTTGAGCCGCTTGTCGCGGCCCGCTTCGCCCGGCATCGGTACGGGGACCGCGACGGCGCCGGCGTAGAGGCAGCCGGCGAAGGCCTTGAGGAACTCGACGGTGGAGGAGTAGACCAGCAGCACCGGCTGTCCGGTCGCGCCGTACTCCTGGAGGCCGGCCGCGATGCGTCTCGCCTCCCGGTCCAGCTCCCCGTACGTGAGGTGCCGGGCCTGCGCTCCGCCGGCCGTGTCGCGGAGGAAGACGTGCACGTCCTCGTCGGCGAGTTCTGCCGTCCGAACGCGGAGGAGTTCGGTGAAGGTGGCGAAGCGTGACTCTGACATCCGCGGCATCCCCTCGCGTCTGCGGGCCCGTGGACTGTCGGACCTCGTTTACCGGCGATCATCCGCGCGGCCGCTTAAGTGAGGCTTGTGCGGACCACCGACGAGACGCCCCCTAGGGGGTGGCAGGGGTGCTCGGCGGCGGGTGGGCGGGGCCAACCTCGGTCCATGGACACTCACACCGACAGCGACACCACCGCCGGGACCGAGCCGCCGGCAGCGGCGATCGTCTTCCCCGGCATGCAACCGACGGCCTTCTCCGAGGTGGCCCGGTTCATGCTGGTCAATCCGTACGCGCGGGAGCTGCACGCGATCGCCGACGACGTGCTGGGATTCTCGCTGGCCGACCGCTACCAGCAGGCCGACGGCGACTACTCGCTCTACGGGCAGATCTCCTTCGTGGTGAACTGCCTCGCGCTGGCGCGGTGGGCCACGGACCGGCTGGAGGTCGCGCCCGCGTACGCGACGGGGCCGAGCTTCGGCGCCCGGGCCGCCGCGGTCTACTCCGGCGTGCTCGACTTCCCCGATGCGGTACGGATGACCGCACGCCTCGCCGACACGATGGAGGACTACTTCGCGCGGGAACACCCCGCCCTGGTCACCCAGTCGATAGCCCGGGTACCGCAGGAGAAGGTCGCGCTGCTGCGCCGGGAGCTCGAGGAGCGGGGTGAGTGGAGCGACGTGTCCTGCGTGGTCGACCACGACTTCACGATGCTCACGGTGCACGAGTCGGTGCTCGACTGGCTCCAGCGGCGGATCCGCTCGCTGGGCGGCATGTCGATGTACACGATGAAGCCGCCCATGCACTCGTACCTCTTCGGGGGGCTGCGCGACCGGGTGGACGCCGAGATCTTCGACGGGCTGACCTGGTCCGAGCCGCGGCTGCCGCTGGTCGCGGACCAGGACGGCCGGGTGGTGACCACCGGCGAGGGCGTGCGCGGGATGCTGCTGGACGGCTTCGTCCGTACGGTGCGCTGGCCGGACGTGGTGTCCACGCTGGAGGGGGCCGGGGTCGGCCGGCTGTACGTGTCCGGGCAGGACGGGCTGTTCACCCGGGTCGCGTGCACCACGCGCGCCTTCGAGGTGGTGCCGGTGACGCCCCGCTCGGCGATGCGGCCGGTGCGGCGACGGCTGCCGGTCGCGGCCTGAGCGGCGGGCACGGGGAGGGGCCGGTACCCGCTGGGTACCGGCCCCTCCCTCATGTGCGGTTACTGAAGCGATTCGCCGTTCATGGCGTCCCCCCACCCACTTGAGATGCGCATCGATGAGCACGTTGTGCCGGTATTGCGTAACGAAACCAATAGTGCGCGCCCAATAGGACTCAATCGCTGTCTTTCCGAATTTTCGCCACGTTCGTCGCCACAATTGGAAGCGTGAGGGCAGACGCGGGGCGCAAGTATCGTGCGTACCCCACCCGAGAGCAGGAACAGGTCCTGACCAGGTGGGGGCATACGGCGCGTGCTCTGTGGAATGTGGCTCTGGAGCAGAGGGTGTATCTGTGGGAGCAGCGTCGGTACACGTTGCGGTCGGTCGAGCAGTGCACGTTCCTGACGGCGGCTCGTGCGGATCTTGACTGGATCGGTGACCTGCCCGCACAGTCCGGGCAGCAGATTCTGCGTCAGCTGGACCGGGCGTACGACAATTTCTGGAATGCCCACCTTCCGGCCCGGTTTCCGTCACGGAGGAAGCGCGGGCACCGGCTGTCGGTCCCGTTTCCCGGGCAGGCGGTCGAGGTCCGCAAGCTGAACCGCAAGTGGGCTGAGGTGCGTCTGCCGAAAGTCGGCTGGCTGCGGTTCCGCCTCTCCCGCGCGATCGGGGGCACGATCCGCAACGCCACGGTGTCCCAGGACGGCAACGGCTGGCACATCTCCTTCGGTGTTCACACCGGCCGCAAGCCGGACGCGCCGAACGGAAAGCCCACGTGCGGGGTGGACTTCGGTGTCGCAGCCTCCGCGTTCGTGTCCACCGAGTCCACACCTCGCCTCATGCCACCGACGCTCACCGCTAGCGAACGCAAGCGGCTCAAAGCACTTGAGCAACGCAAGGCCCGCCAAATCACCTACGCGAAGAAACACAATGGCGGGACGTACAGCCACCGCCTGCGCACCACCATCGCCCACATCGCAAAGCTCACCACCCGGCGGGCCAACCGGCGCCGGGACTTCACGCACAAACTCACCACCGACCTCGCCAAAAGCCACGGCCTGATCGGTATCGAGGACCTGCGCGTAAGGAACATGACGGCCTCAGCGAAGGGCACCACAGAGACACCCGGCAAGAACGTCCGGTCGAAGGCTGCCCTCAACCGGTCGGTCCTCGACAACACCCCGGGCGAACGGCGGCGACAGCTCGACTACAAAACCCGCATGTACGGATCCGTACTCGTCGCCGTGCCGCCGTTCCACACCTCCCAGACCTGCGCGGCCTGCGGACTGGTCGATCCCGGATCTCGTAAGGGATGCGGCCGGCATTTCACCTGCACCCGCTGCGGGCACGAGGACGATGCCGACCACAACGCCTCGATGGAGATCGAGGCCCGAGCCCGCCGGACGGGCGGCTCGGACATCAACAGCACGCGCAGCATCCCCAGGGTGCGAGTCCCGGCCGCAGGCCGGAGGCGGATGCGTGAAGCCCCGAAGCCCGCCCACGCGAGCTGAAAGGAATCGCCCCCACTTTATGGGGCGAGGATCGTCACTTGCCGTCCACTGTGAAGGCGTAGAAGGTGCCCTCGGTGAGGCTGCCGGTGGTGCCGCCGCCGTTGGCGAAGCGGGCGTAGCCGTTGCCCCAGTAGACGGTGCCGTCGACGACCGCGGGGCCGGCGTTGGACGAGTACGGCGCGGTGAAGTCCCAGAGGTAGGCGCCGGTCGCTGCGTCGAACGCGTACATGCGGCCGCTGGTGGAGCCGCCGAACACGACGCCGTTCGCGGTGGTCAGGGCGCCCCAGGCGAAGCCGTCGGTGCGGTCGGCGACCTGCCACAGGACGCGTCCGGTCTGCGGGTCGAGCGCCGCGAAGGAGCTGCGGGTCGTCGTCGTGCCGTCGGCCAGCTGGTAGGGCTGGCGGTTGAAGTTGGCCTCGGCGATGTAGATCCGCTTGTCGTCATTGGCCGTACCCCACTGGATGCCGCCGATGTGACCGCCGGGACCGGCCGCCGCGCTCCAGACCACGGCGCCGGTGTCCGCGTCCATCAGCCAGTACTCGCCGCTCTTCTCGCCCGCGCCGATCACCTTGCGGGGGCAGCCGTCGGGCCCCTTGATGGTGAACAGGTGCGCGCCGTCGCCGAAGTCGTAGTCGTAACCCGGGTTCGGCGGGCAGTTGTTGGGCGGGAAGCCGGGGATGCAGCCGGTGTTCCAGGCGTCGAAGCGCTTGGCTCCGGTGTTCCACTTGACCCGGCCGGTCCGCATGTCGAGGGCCAGCACGGTGTCCACGTAGTTGTCCGGGGCGTAGCACTCGGCAGGGGTGTGGCCTGCGGTCTGGCAGTCGCTGACGGACTTCGGGACGGTGTAGTTGTTGCCGGTGGTGAAGTACACGGTGTGGGTCGCCGGGTCCAGGGCCGGGGTGCCCCAGACGGCCACGCCGCTGTAGCCGCCGGGCTGACCGCCGTTGTCGGGGGTCGTGTACTGGCGCCACAGCCGGTCGCCGGTGGCGGCGTCGAAGGCGTTCACGCTGCCGCGGAAGGTGCAGCAGGGGTAGGCCGGGTCGAGGGCGCCCTCGGATTCGCGGGAGGAGACGCCCTGGTAGATCACGCCCTCGTGCACGACGGGAGACTGGGTCAGTACCGCCTTGTACTGGGTGTCCACCTCCCGGCTCCACACCTTGTTGCCGGTGGCCGCGTCGACGGAGATCAGGACGGCCTTGTTCCAGTCCGCTATGTACACCTTGCCGCCGACGACGGCGGGGCTGGTCCGGGCGACCGAGGCCGCGTCACCGGTGTACTCGGACACCTTGCGCGACCAGATCGGGCGGCCGGTCTTCGCGTCCACCTTGTGCAGGTAGCCGCCCCAGTCGGGGAAGTACACGGCTCCGCCGACCACGGCCGGGGTGGCGGACACGTCGCCGTGGGTGGCGTACGTCCACTTGGCCTTCAGGCGGCCTACGTTGCCCTTGCCGATCGCCGTTTCCTGCGGGTTCGCCCGGCTGTTGCGGATGTCGTGACCGCCGGTCGGCCAGGCGGACGGGGGCAGGGCCGCGCTGGTGGCGGGAGCCGAGAACAGCGTGGCGGTCAGTGCGAGTACGGCGAGCAGCGCGAATCTGCGGACCGCTCCCTGGCGGGTCCGGGGTCTTGTGCGCATGGGTCTTCCTCTTCCGTGCTGTGATGGGTTGGTTCGGGTATCAGCCCGCGGTCACCGGTACACGGGTGCCGTGCAGGGCGGTGGCGCGCGCGGTGAGTTCCAGCCGGTCGGTCTTCTTGTTGGTGTTCAGCGGGAACTCGTCGAGCCGGTGGTAGTGGCGCGGGATCAGCTGGGCGGGCAGCAGCCCGGCCAGGTCGCGGTGGAACTCCTGCGGGGAGCGCTGCCCGCCGAGGTAGAAGGCGACGAGCTCGGTGCTGTTGGCCACGGGTACGCCGACCACCACCGCGTCGGTCACCGGGGTGCCGGCGCGCAGGGCGTGTTCCACCTCGGCCAGTTCGACCCGGTAGCCCTGCACCTGCACCTGGGAGTCGGTACGGCCCAGGTAGACCAGCTCGCCCCCGGCGAGCCGGCGTACCCGGTCGCCGGTGCGGTACCAGCGGACGCCGTCGCGCTCCAGGTACTTTCCGGCCCCGTCGGCCGGGTCCAGGTAGCCGGCCGACAACTGCGGGCCGGACAGCCATAGTTCGCCCTCCTCCCGGGCCGGAACGCCCTGCTCGTCCAGGAGCAGTTCCGCGTGGCCGTCGTGGAGCAGGCCGAGCGGTACCACCCCGTTGACTCCGAGCCGGGTGGACTCCTGCGGTGACCAGGTGTGGCGGTGGGTGGTGATCGTCATCTCGGTCGGGCCGTAGACGTTGATCACGGCGGAGCGGGGGGCGGCCTGCTGCCAGGCGTCGGTGTCCTGGAACTGGAGCGCCTCGCCGCCGAAGTACGTCCAGCGCAGCGTGGGCATGCTGCCCGGCAGCAGGCGTCCGGTGCGGCGGGACAGCGAGATGACGCTGGGTGCCGAGAACCAGACGGTGATGCCGTGCTCGGCGACGAAGGCGGGCAGGTCGCGGTAGGCGTGCGGGGAGACCGAGACCAGCGGCGCGCCCACCGCCCAGGCGCACCACAGGTCCGAGACCGCGGAGTCCCAGTTGAGGTTGGCGGCCTGGGAGAAGACGTCGGCGGCCGTGAAGTCGTACCAGGCGTCCATGAGGGCGAAGTAGTGCGCCATGTTGCCGTGCGTGAGTCGTACGCCCTTGGGCCGGCCGGTGGAGCCGGAGGTGAACAGGACGTACGCCACGTCCTCGGGTCCGGCGGACCAGCTCGGCTCCGCCAGCGCGGTGTCCGGGCCGGCGAGGAGCGGCCGCAGTCCGCTGCCGGCGGTGAGCGCTTCGGCCTCGGCGGGGGTCAGGTGCGGTGCCAGCACCGGGAGGTTCCCTGGTTCCGCGGCGAGTTCCGCTGCGAGTTCCGTCGCGAGCAGGGCCGCGCCCTCCTCGTCCACGACGAGGGCGGAGACCTCCGCCGACGCGAGCATCGAGGCGATCTTGCCGGGCGGGAAGTCGGCCAGCACCGGCACCGCGGGGAGCCCGGCGTACAGGCTCGCCAGGACGGCGACGTACGAGGTGAGGCTGCGGCCGGCCAGGATGCCGACGGCCTTCGGCGGCCCGCCGGGGGCGCTCAGCAGCGCGCCCGCCCAGGACAGCGCCAGTTCGTGGGCGGTCGTGTAGTCGACGGTCTCCTTCCCGACGCGCACGGCCACCCCGCGCGGTGAACGTTCCAGGCCGCGCAGGAAACGTGCGTGCAGCGCGGTCCGCGCCATTGGTTCCATTTCTGCTCCTCCTCGCCGGGAATTATCGGTCAGCCAGTTCCCGGACCATTTCCGGGACGCATTGACAGTCGTCATCGGACGCCTCCATCATTCCCGTATGCCAGAACTCACGAAGCACACCTGGGACGGCGCTTTCGAGGCCGTCGTACGTCCGTTCCTGCCCTATCTCTCACCCGACGAGAAACTGACCGGTGACGCCGAACTCCGTGACCTGGGGCTCGACTCCATGGGTACGGTCGAACTGCTCGCCGCTCTGGAAGGCGCTTATGACGTCCGATTCCTGGACGATGCGCTGAAGCTGGAGAATTTCGCGAGCCCGGATATTCTCTGGAACACCCTGATCACGCAGACGGAATCCGCCGCTTGAGAAAACCGGTCCACTCGCGGCCCGGCGAGGATTTCATATCCGAGTCGGGCCGTTCGCTTTTTCCGGAGCCGGTCAGGGGACCAGTTGCCGGAAACTCTCCTCGATCCTGTCGAGCGTCTTGCGGACGTGCGGCAGGGCGGTGGGGTCCTGCGCGTCGAGGGCGAGCTGCTGCTGCTCGGCGGTCTCGCCGTACAGCATGCTGGTGGCGCATTTGAACCGCAGGGCGTCCCCCTCGTCGCCGAGCAGGTGTCCGGCGAGCACCACGATCCCCAGGTCCAGCATCCGGCGGGCCAGCGTCGGCGAGTCGGTCACCTCGTACTTCGCCAGCTCCTCACGGACCGGTTCGAAGTCGGGGTAGACGTAGAACGCCCCGGTCGGCGGCCGGCAGCGGGCGCCCGCGTCCACGGTGATGCGGTGGACCTCGCGGGCGACGGCCCCGTGCAGCCGGGCGCTGGCCCGCAGCCGGTCCCGTACCTCCGGCGGCTCGCCGAAGGCGTACGCGGCCACCTCCTGCATCGGCCCGGCCAGCGTCGACCAGACCTCGCTGGCCACGGAGACCACTCCGGTACGGATCCACTCGCCCCAGGGGCCCTGCGGGAAGCGGGCCACGCCGATGCGCCAGCCGCCCAGGGCGAGGCTCTTGCTCAGGCCGGTGGCGATGACCGTGCTCCCGGGGGCCACCTCGGCCGGGCTGAGGTACTCGGTGGCCGGGTCGTGCACCACGTCGCGGTAGATCTCGTCCGAGACGATCAGCAGGCCCTCCTCCTCGGCGATCGCGCACAGTTCGCGGATGAGAGGGGGCGGGGCCAGGGTGCCGGTCGGGTTGTCGGGGAGGGTCAGCACCATGATGCGCGGGTCTCGGCCGAGGACGCGGGCCGCGGTGATGCACTCGCGCAGGGCGTCCGGGTCCGGTACCCCGCCGCACTCCTCGGGGATCGGGACGGCGATCGGGTGTTTGCCGGCCAGCCGGGCCTGGGGGGCGTAGGTGTTCCAGGCCGGCCGGGGCAGCAGTACGTCGCCGGGGACGGCCAGGTTGAGGGCCATCAGCAGCGGCTTGCTGCCGGGGGCGACCACGATCTGCTCCGCGTCGGTGGGGATGCGGCGGCGGCTGAAGTAGCCGGCGGCGGCGTTGCGGACCCCGGGCGAACCGGCCACCGGCCCGTAGGCGTTGCGGTGCGCTCCCGCGGCGAGCCGTTCCACCAGGGGCTCGAACGCGGGCAGCCGGGACTCCCCGAAGCCGAGGTGGATCAGCGGTTCGCCGGCCGCCTGGCGCTGTGCCACCAGCTGGTTGAGCGCCAGGTTCGGTGACATCCGCATGTCGTTCATCCCCTGCTCCCCACCGGCGCGGCCGCCTTCGTCCCGAAGAGCTCCTGTCCGCCCGACCACGCCGGTCCCCCGATGGCGCGGGCGATGTCGGCCGGGACGGTGCGGTCGAGCCGCAGTTCGTCCAGCCAGGCCGCCTCGGGGTCGTAGTGCGCCAGGAAGGGCCTGCCGACCAGGGCGGGGTCGCGGGCCTGGACCATGTGCAGCTGGAAGAAGCGGCCTTCGGCGTTCTCGACGATCCCGTCCACCGCGACCTTGCCGGGGGTCGCGGACATCACCGGGCCGCGTACGGTGCGGGCCAGGCCGGGCAGGGTGCGGTAGGCGCTCTGGAAGATCTCGGCCGCCCGCG is a genomic window containing:
- a CDS encoding phosphopantetheine-binding protein, with protein sequence MPELTKHTWDGAFEAVVRPFLPYLSPDEKLTGDAELRDLGLDSMGTVELLAALEGAYDVRFLDDALKLENFASPDILWNTLITQTESAA
- a CDS encoding ACP S-malonyltransferase; translated protein: MDTHTDSDTTAGTEPPAAAIVFPGMQPTAFSEVARFMLVNPYARELHAIADDVLGFSLADRYQQADGDYSLYGQISFVVNCLALARWATDRLEVAPAYATGPSFGARAAAVYSGVLDFPDAVRMTARLADTMEDYFAREHPALVTQSIARVPQEKVALLRRELEERGEWSDVSCVVDHDFTMLTVHESVLDWLQRRIRSLGGMSMYTMKPPMHSYLFGGLRDRVDAEIFDGLTWSEPRLPLVADQDGRVVTTGEGVRGMLLDGFVRTVRWPDVVSTLEGAGVGRLYVSGQDGLFTRVACTTRAFEVVPVTPRSAMRPVRRRLPVAA
- a CDS encoding PQQ-binding-like beta-propeller repeat protein, with the protein product MRTRPRTRQGAVRRFALLAVLALTATLFSAPATSAALPPSAWPTGGHDIRNSRANPQETAIGKGNVGRLKAKWTYATHGDVSATPAVVGGAVYFPDWGGYLHKVDAKTGRPIWSRKVSEYTGDAASVARTSPAVVGGKVYIADWNKAVLISVDAATGNKVWSREVDTQYKAVLTQSPVVHEGVIYQGVSSRESEGALDPAYPCCTFRGSVNAFDAATGDRLWRQYTTPDNGGQPGGYSGVAVWGTPALDPATHTVYFTTGNNYTVPKSVSDCQTAGHTPAECYAPDNYVDTVLALDMRTGRVKWNTGAKRFDAWNTGCIPGFPPNNCPPNPGYDYDFGDGAHLFTIKGPDGCPRKVIGAGEKSGEYWLMDADTGAVVWSAAAGPGGHIGGIQWGTANDDKRIYIAEANFNRQPYQLADGTTTTRSSFAALDPQTGRVLWQVADRTDGFAWGALTTANGVVFGGSTSGRMYAFDAATGAYLWDFTAPYSSNAGPAVVDGTVYWGNGYARFANGGGTTGSLTEGTFYAFTVDGK
- a CDS encoding fatty acyl-AMP ligase yields the protein MSESRFATFTELLRVRTAELADEDVHVFLRDTAGGAQARHLTYGELDREARRIAAGLQEYGATGQPVLLVYSSTVEFLKAFAGCLYAGAVAVPVPMPGEAGRDKRLNRTTAVLKDTGAKVVLTETAAAPEVALWLARNSRPDAECVVTDVPGFGDADAWQPVTARPDDLVFLQYTSGSVSEPRGVTVSHRNLLANQAALQKVLHTTREDVFGSWLPYFHDMGLVAHLLHPVWLGSHSVQVTPLSFVKRPLRWLQAIDEYGVTVGGGPNFCYDLCVRRIKDEQIAALDLSRWRLALNGAEPVRPESLDEFAERFAPAGFRPEALRPCYGLAEATLVVSGGVPGTPHVRKEFNQTALERDRVIGAGPSATGTERVRTLIGCGAPVDIEVRIVDPLTHHELPAGAVGEIWLRGYSVARGYWQRPTETVRTFRASLNDEESGFLRTGDLGMLEDGELFVTGRLKEVVIINGRNVYPQDIEWAARTVSPALTFGVGAAFSVDAGREHLVLVQEVRGAGSEELRTVAQKIQALIGKEFEIPAGNILLVRPGAVRRTSSGKVQRTLMRKLFLDGVVRGDYEVLTPDVWALARAEDVLFGEDLLRPEGADGGRRW
- a CDS encoding AMP-binding protein; its protein translation is MEPMARTALHARFLRGLERSPRGVAVRVGKETVDYTTAHELALSWAGALLSAPGGPPKAVGILAGRSLTSYVAVLASLYAGLPAVPVLADFPPGKIASMLASAEVSALVVDEEGAALLATELAAELAAEPGNLPVLAPHLTPAEAEALTAGSGLRPLLAGPDTALAEPSWSAGPEDVAYVLFTSGSTGRPKGVRLTHGNMAHYFALMDAWYDFTAADVFSQAANLNWDSAVSDLWCAWAVGAPLVSVSPHAYRDLPAFVAEHGITVWFSAPSVISLSRRTGRLLPGSMPTLRWTYFGGEALQFQDTDAWQQAAPRSAVINVYGPTEMTITTHRHTWSPQESTRLGVNGVVPLGLLHDGHAELLLDEQGVPAREEGELWLSGPQLSAGYLDPADGAGKYLERDGVRWYRTGDRVRRLAGGELVYLGRTDSQVQVQGYRVELAEVEHALRAGTPVTDAVVVGVPVANSTELVAFYLGGQRSPQEFHRDLAGLLPAQLIPRHYHRLDEFPLNTNKKTDRLELTARATALHGTRVPVTAG
- a CDS encoding pyridoxal phosphate-dependent aminotransferase → MNDMRMSPNLALNQLVAQRQAAGEPLIHLGFGESRLPAFEPLVERLAAGAHRNAYGPVAGSPGVRNAAAGYFSRRRIPTDAEQIVVAPGSKPLLMALNLAVPGDVLLPRPAWNTYAPQARLAGKHPIAVPIPEECGGVPDPDALRECITAARVLGRDPRIMVLTLPDNPTGTLAPPPLIRELCAIAEEEGLLIVSDEIYRDVVHDPATEYLSPAEVAPGSTVIATGLSKSLALGGWRIGVARFPQGPWGEWIRTGVVSVASEVWSTLAGPMQEVAAYAFGEPPEVRDRLRASARLHGAVAREVHRITVDAGARCRPPTGAFYVYPDFEPVREELAKYEVTDSPTLARRMLDLGIVVLAGHLLGDEGDALRFKCATSMLYGETAEQQQLALDAQDPTALPHVRKTLDRIEESFRQLVP
- a CDS encoding RNA-guided endonuclease InsQ/TnpB family protein → MRADAGRKYRAYPTREQEQVLTRWGHTARALWNVALEQRVYLWEQRRYTLRSVEQCTFLTAARADLDWIGDLPAQSGQQILRQLDRAYDNFWNAHLPARFPSRRKRGHRLSVPFPGQAVEVRKLNRKWAEVRLPKVGWLRFRLSRAIGGTIRNATVSQDGNGWHISFGVHTGRKPDAPNGKPTCGVDFGVAASAFVSTESTPRLMPPTLTASERKRLKALEQRKARQITYAKKHNGGTYSHRLRTTIAHIAKLTTRRANRRRDFTHKLTTDLAKSHGLIGIEDLRVRNMTASAKGTTETPGKNVRSKAALNRSVLDNTPGERRRQLDYKTRMYGSVLVAVPPFHTSQTCAACGLVDPGSRKGCGRHFTCTRCGHEDDADHNASMEIEARARRTGGSDINSTRSIPRVRVPAAGRRRMREAPKPAHAS